In Camelus bactrianus isolate YW-2024 breed Bactrian camel chromosome 18, ASM4877302v1, whole genome shotgun sequence, one DNA window encodes the following:
- the KHDC3L gene encoding LOW QUALITY PROTEIN: KH domain-containing protein 3 (The sequence of the model RefSeq protein was modified relative to this genomic sequence to represent the inferred CDS: deleted 1 base in 1 codon), whose product MRRAREVERHSALEIRPGRSCSRQSPPLRLRARCSMAAPKRFPTLTQLQQRERCCLFEVLGNLTKRPCWLYAEYLRAPKVMLLEAWPVEAIFGEWVRKGRPTLSSPSPPPAPSWLRPKASLCGGPGPRPVPLCRLCSQVSLLAACLLPAQAGKESTSQCVSQTVLHVRRWGPEGEAEILILAWPYYQKDVSSVIMSLADYHRQVRDPGQ is encoded by the exons ATGAGGAGGGCACGGGAGGTGGAGAGGCACTCGGCCCTTGAAATAAGGCCAGGGCGCTCCTGCAGCCGCCAGTCTCCACCGCTCCGCCTCAGGGCCCGCTGCAGCATGGCCGCTCCCAAACGGTTTCCTACCCTGACTCAGCTACAGCAGCGAGAGAGG TGCTGTCTATTCGAGGTGCTGGGTAACCTCACCAAACGGCCCTGCTGGCTTTACGCCGAGTACCTGAGGGCTCCGAAGGTAATGCTCCTGGAGGCCTGGCCGGTGGAAGCGATCTTCGGTGAGTGGGTCCGAAAGGGGAGGCCGACGCTGTcgtctccttcccctcctcctgccccaagcTGGCTGCGTCCCAAGGCTAGCCTCTGCGGTGGCCCTGGCCCCCGTCCGGTGCCCCTCTGCCGCCTCTGCTCCCAAGTCTCACTCCTCGCGGCCTGCCTGCTTCCTGCGCAGGCCGGGAAGGAGAGCACATCCCAGTGCGTGTCCCAGACCGTGCTTCACGTCCGTCGGTGGGGCCCTGAAGGTGAGGCTGAGATCTTGATACTTGCTTGGCCTTATTACCAGAAGGATGTCTCCAGCGTGATCATGAGCTTAGCTGACTATCACCGCCAAGTACGGGACCCCGGACAGTGA